The following DNA comes from Longimicrobiaceae bacterium.
GAAGGAGGTGGTCGCCCGGGCCATCCACGAGACCTCGCCCCGCTCCGGCGGACCGTTCGTGGCGGTCAGCTGCGCCGCGATCCCGGACCCGCTGACGGAGGCCGAGCTCTTCGGGTACGAGGAGGGCGCGTTCACCGGGGCGGTGCAGGCGCGGGCCGGGCGGTTCGAGGAGGCGCAGGGGGGCACCCTCTTCCTGGACGAGGTGACCGAGCTGGGGGTGGAGCGCCAGGCGAAGCTCCTGCGCGTCCTCCAGGAGCGCGCGGTGCGGCGGCTCGGGAGCAACCGGTCGATCCCGCTGGACGTGCGCATCGTCGCCGCGTCCAACCGCGACCTCCGGCGCGCCATGTGGGAGGGGAGGATGCGGGCGGACCTCTACTACCGGCTGCGGGTGGTGGAGATCGGCGTCCCCCCGCTGCGCGAGCGCACCGAGGACCTCCTCCCCCTCTCCCTGCACTTCCTCCGCTCCATCGCGGCCGTCATCCCCCACGCGCTCCAGGAGGTGAGCCTGGCCGCGCTGGAGGAGATGGAGGCGTACGGCTGGCCCGGCAACGTGCGCGAGCTGGAGAACGTGATCGCGCGGATCGCGGTGCTGGCTTCCGGGGCGGGGGGCGTGCTCCTCCCCTGCCACCTCCCCGACGAGGTCCGCCGGGCCTCGGGGCAGCCGGCGGACGCGGAGAGCGCCGCTCCGCTCGACCTGGCCGCGGCGATGCGCCGCGTTCGCCTCCGCTACCTCGGAGAGGCGCTCCGGGTGGCGCACGGGAACCGGAGCGAAGCGGCGCGCCTGCTGGGGATCAGCCGGCGTGCGCTGTACGACCTCCTCAACGAGTTCCCCGGTGCCGGGTCCCTCCCTTCGCCTGTCCCACCCCTGTCCCATACGGACCGCAGATTGTGAACCTGGCTTTACACAGCCGCTGACGGCCACACGGCCGCCCGGCTGCGTGATGCGCCTCGCGTGGCGCGTTTGGCCGGGGTGCACCTCCCGCCACCTGTTACGGCACGCGACTTTCCTCCGGGCGGAGGTCCCTGCGTCGGGCGCGGATCCTTCCGCGGCCGGCCCGCGGACCCCTCCAACCCGCGCCGCGCATGCATCCGGCTCCCGCTGCCGCCCTCCCTTCCGAACGCCCCGCTCCCGC
Coding sequences within:
- a CDS encoding sigma 54-interacting transcriptional regulator, which translates into the protein AERTAPDAAGTPTGWSRVVGASAAIRRVREVGAQVAQCPATVLITGESGSGKEVVARAIHETSPRSGGPFVAVSCAAIPDPLTEAELFGYEEGAFTGAVQARAGRFEEAQGGTLFLDEVTELGVERQAKLLRVLQERAVRRLGSNRSIPLDVRIVAASNRDLRRAMWEGRMRADLYYRLRVVEIGVPPLRERTEDLLPLSLHFLRSIAAVIPHALQEVSLAALEEMEAYGWPGNVRELENVIARIAVLASGAGGVLLPCHLPDEVRRASGQPADAESAAPLDLAAAMRRVRLRYLGEALRVAHGNRSEAARLLGISRRALYDLLNEFPGAGSLPSPVPPLSHTDRRL